From the Aerococcus viridans genome, the window TCAGCTGAAGAGGATGCTTCGCTTGAAGCTGCTTCTGATGATTCAGATGATTCAGTTGAAGAAGACTCTGTTGATGATTCCTCTGTGCTAGATTCTTCTGAAGTTGATTCTTCGCTAGAAGATTCAGATGATTCTTCGCTTGATGCTGCAGATTCGCTAGCAGCTGATTCACTTGCTGCGGCAGCTGACTCAGCTTCAGCATCTAATGATTCTTGTTCTTCTTCAGTGATGATCACGTCATCTAGCGCAGTCTTCAAGTCATCGTCTTTAATGTCGATGTTGTGAGCTGTCATGATGTCAGAAACGATACCAGCAACTAAAGTAGAATCAGTTAATTTTTCAGCAACAATAGATTCTTTCAGTTGTTCAGTTTCGTCTTCTAGGGAACCTTTTTCAGGTTTTTCGTCCATCTTGATAATATGGTAACCGTAGTCAGTTTCAACTGGTGCAGTTGTGTACTCGCCTTCAGCTAGTTCTTGTGCTGCTGCGAAGAATGTTTCATCTAGCCCAGAATCAGCATTTACTTCGCCTAATGAACCACCGTTTTTAGCTGATGATGTATCTGTTGAGTTTTCTTTCGCTAATTCAGCGAAGTCAGCACCATCATCTAATTGGGCAATCAAGTCTTTAGCAGTTTCTTCATCATCCACTAAGATGTGTGAAACAGTGAATGAAGGTGTGTAATCATCGTAGGCTGTTTGAATTTCTTCGTCAGTAACCTCGATGTATTTAGATACAGATTCACTCATTAATTTGTAGTAGTAAACTTGGTGTTCGTAGTCTTCACGGTCTGAGAAACCAGAAGATGCTAATACAGTATTGAATTCGTCTTCTCCGCCATAAGTAGCGATTAGTGTTTCAACTTCAGTAGTTGCTTCTTCTTTTAATTCTTTAGCTCGGTCATCGCCGACTTCGTTCACGAATACTTCTTCCATAATTAATTTTTGCAATACGGTGTTACCGTATGTTGATTTTAATTCGGCTTGTAGTTCTTCGTTGGTTACTTCAACACCATCACCAGTGGCAACGGCGCTTGAACCATCACTTGAGCCAGTTGAGCATGCTGCTAGGGCAACAGTACTTAATAAGGCAATTGAAGTAAGTTTGAATTTCTTACTAATCATCATTTTCTCGATTCACTCCTGTCAAATCTTCGTAATACAAGTCTTAATATAGCATACAAAAAATACTATACACAATGATTCAGAAGATTAATCAAGAAATCTTCATATTTTAAATATCACTTAGAATTAGTGTTTTCCTCGTTAACACGGATATCCGCTGCCGATAAGTCATTTTGTAGTTTAGCCACTTGTTTTTGAATTTCTGAAATTTGTGGTGCTGTAGATTGGTTGAAATCATTGATAGCTAAAGTGATTTCATCGCGAGCAACTTTTGCAGATGATAAGCCTTGTTGAGCTAAATCTGTAACTGCATTTTGTGCTTGAGCGATTGAGCCAGTGAGATCATTGACTGCATAAGTGACATCGTCTAAATAGTTTTTCAAACGTTCTCTATTTTCAGTACCTGAGTGTGGTGTTTTTAATAGGGCATAGCCTGCACCAGCAACGGCACCAAATAGCATACCTGTAATAAATTTTTTCATATTATCCCTCGATCTGTTGGTTGATTGTGTTGGCAATGTGCTTCAAGTCTTCATCAGCGTATGTGCCTTCTTGGGCTGGTTCCCATTTTAGACCAAAGCCGTCATTTTCCCCGTTGTATCTAGGGATTAAGTGGACATGTGAATGGAAAATAGATTGGTAGGCCATCTCGCCATTGTTGTTTAAAATATTTAAACCTTGCATATCTGGGAAGGCATCTTTTAATGCGTTGGCAACTAAGGGGATGCGTTTGAAGACGGCGCCGGCGTCATTTGATGAGTAGCCGAAAATGTCTTGAATGTGTTTTTTAGGTACCAGTAAGGTATGGCCTTTTGTGACTTGGCTCATATCTAGGAAGGCTATCACCACTTCGTCTTCGTAGACTTTGTTTGTGGGGATTTCACCGTTTGCAATTTTACAGAAGATACAATTATCCATGAATAGTCCTCGCTTTCAATATTGGGTTAACTTTGGCCTGGTTAATTCATCGCATTTACTTGAAAATAATGTTAAATTAAAGGCTATAATTGTATTAATTTTAACATAAATGATGGGAAGGGAACAATTTCAGTGCTATGCTAGAGTTGAAATGATTTCTGCATCATTAAACTTAAATGCTAGATTAAATCGAGATCAATAAAAGGATGAACAAAATGACATTAACAGTTAAAGGACTTACAGGGGGCTATTCTAGTCAGCCAGTACTAAAAGATATGAATTTTGAAATTGGATCAGGTGAAATTGTTGGCCTGATTGGGTTAAATGGTGCGGGTAAATCAACTACCATTAAACATATTATCGGCCTGATGCGAGCGATGAAAGGGGAGATTGCCATTGACGGTCATCAGTTAACTGATGACGCCAATGCATATCGCCAATCCTTCACTTATATTCCGGAAATGCCCGTACTATATGAAGCCTTAACGTTACGAGAACATATTGAATTAACGGGGATGGCCTACGGTTTAGGGAAAGAAGAGGCACTAAGAAAGGCCCAACCTTTACTAGAAACCTTTCGTTTAGATAAACGGTTAGACTGGCTGCCAATTCATTTTTCAAAAGGGATGAAGCAAAAGGTGATGATTGTCTGTGCCTTCCTAGTGGAGACATCTTTATATGTAGTGGATGAACCATTTCTTGGTTTAGACCCACTGGCTATCCATGATTTTATCGATACTTTGAAGGCCAAACGTGATGCGGGTGCGTCAGTATTAATGACCACTCATGTCTTAGCGACAGCTGAACAGTATTGTGACCGATTCTTATTCTTGGCGGATGGTGAATTAGTGGCGTCAGGTAGTTTGGATGAAATCCGAGCACAATATCAAATGCCAGCAGCTAATTTAGATGACCTATATCTACGCCTAGCGAAGGGGGCAGATGATCATGCGTCTGCTTGATACCTACCATAAACGTCGGCAAGAAGGGCAAGATCTATTTCTAAAGAATGCTAAATATATTTTTAATGACCATGCTGTAATCGTCCTCTTCTTCCTATTTGGCGCATTGGCTTACCAGTATTCCAACTGGCTATCAGGCTTGTCGCAGGGGTTGGTCGGAGTTTGGGTCCAC encodes:
- a CDS encoding peptidylprolyl isomerase translates to MMISKKFKLTSIALLSTVALAACSTGSSDGSSAVATGDGVEVTNEELQAELKSTYGNTVLQKLIMEEVFVNEVGDDRAKELKEEATTEVETLIATYGGEDEFNTVLASSGFSDREDYEHQVYYYKLMSESVSKYIEVTDEEIQTAYDDYTPSFTVSHILVDDEETAKDLIAQLDDGADFAELAKENSTDTSSAKNGGSLGEVNADSGLDETFFAAAQELAEGEYTTAPVETDYGYHIIKMDEKPEKGSLEDETEQLKESIVAEKLTDSTLVAGIVSDIMTAHNIDIKDDDLKTALDDVIITEEEQESLDAEAESAAAASESAASESAASSEESSESSSEESTSEESSTEESSTESSSTESSESSEAASSEASSSAE
- a CDS encoding YtxH domain-containing protein, with the translated sequence MKKFITGMLFGAVAGAGYALLKTPHSGTENRERLKNYLDDVTYAVNDLTGSIAQAQNAVTDLAQQGLSSAKVARDEITLAINDFNQSTAPQISEIQKQVAKLQNDLSAADIRVNEENTNSK
- a CDS encoding HIT family protein, with translation MDNCIFCKIANGEIPTNKVYEDEVVIAFLDMSQVTKGHTLLVPKKHIQDIFGYSSNDAGAVFKRIPLVANALKDAFPDMQGLNILNNNGEMAYQSIFHSHVHLIPRYNGENDGFGLKWEPAQEGTYADEDLKHIANTINQQIEG
- a CDS encoding ABC transporter ATP-binding protein, which gives rise to MTLTVKGLTGGYSSQPVLKDMNFEIGSGEIVGLIGLNGAGKSTTIKHIIGLMRAMKGEIAIDGHQLTDDANAYRQSFTYIPEMPVLYEALTLREHIELTGMAYGLGKEEALRKAQPLLETFRLDKRLDWLPIHFSKGMKQKVMIVCAFLVETSLYVVDEPFLGLDPLAIHDFIDTLKAKRDAGASVLMTTHVLATAEQYCDRFLFLADGELVASGSLDEIRAQYQMPAANLDDLYLRLAKGADDHASA